Proteins encoded within one genomic window of Glycine soja cultivar W05 chromosome 1, ASM419377v2, whole genome shotgun sequence:
- the LOC114420337 gene encoding mannan endo-1,4-beta-mannosidase 7-like — MKHFALVFLLAILVPQECFHVSVEARDDFVRTRGIHFTLNGYPYYANGFNAYWLMYTASDPSQRFKVSNAFREAASHGLTVARTWAFSDGGYRPLQYSPGFYNEQMFTGLDFVVSEARKYGIKLILSLVNNYENFGGKKQYVNWARSHGQYLTSDDDFFRSPVVKGYYMNHVRTVLNRYNRFTGMHYKDDPTIMAWELMNEPRCTSDPSGRTIQAWITEMASFLKSIDRNHLLEAGLEGFYGQSTPQRKTMNPGFNIGTDFIANNRIPAIDFATVHCYPDQWVSSSNIQYQLSFLNNWLSAHFIDAQYHIKKPILVAEFGKSFKGSSSYERDQVFNAVYYKIYASAKRGGAASGALFWQLLTEGMESFQDGYGIILGQSSSTANLIARQSRKLYLIRKIFARVANMRRWQRARARGFSGSGGGNGGRYIDN; from the exons ATGAAGCATTTTGCCTTGGTGTTTCTTTTGGCCATTTTGGTCCCTCAGGAGTGTTTCCATGTCAGTGTGGAAGCAAGGGATGATTTTGTCAGAACTAGAGGCATCCACTTCACGCTGAATGGATACCCTTACTATGCAAATGGCTTCAATGCCTACTGGTTAATGTACACAGCTTCTGACCCATCTCAGAGATTCAAGGTTTCAAATGCCTTTAGAGAAGCAGCAAGTCATGGCCTTACTGTTGCTAGAACTTGGGCCTTCAGCGATGGTGGCTATAGACCACTACAATATTCCCCTGGCTTCTATAATGAACAAATGTTCACG GGGTTAGATTTCGTTGTATCAGAGGCCAGAAAGTACGGGATTAAGCTCATACTGAGCTTGGTGAACAACTACGAAAATTTTGGAGGCAAGAAGCAGTATGTGAACTGGGCTAGAAGTCACGGCCAGTACCTTACTTCAGATGATGATTTCTTTAGGAGCCCTGTTGTTAAGGGTTACTACATGAACCATGTCAGG ACTGTTCTCAACAGATACAACAGATTTACTGGTATGCATTACAAAGATGACCCAACAATCATGGCCTGGGAGCTTATGAATGAACCTAGATGCACATCGGATCCTTCAGGAAGGACTATTCAG GCGTGGATCACGGAAATGGCTTCGTTTTTGAAGTCCATAGACAGGAACCACTTATTGGAAGCTGGACTAGAAGGGTTTTACGGACAATCAACACcacaaagaaaaacaatgaaTCCCGGTTTCAACATAGGAACAGACTTCATCGCAAATAACCGAATCCCGGCCATTGATTTTGCAACAGTCCACTGCTACCCCGACCAATG GGTATCGAGCTCAAATATTCAATACCAGCTTTCATTCTTGAACAACTGGTTGAGTGCCCACTTCATAGACGCGCAATACCATATAAAGAAACCAATACTGGTGGCAGAATTTGGGAAATCATTTAAGGGTTCGAGTTCGTACGAGAGGGATCAGGTGTTCAATGCAGTGTATTACAAAATATACGCTTCTGCAAAGAGAGGAGGTGCAGCGAGTGGAGCACTGTTCTGGCAGCTTCTAACGGAGGGCATGGAGTCTTTCCAAGACGGTTACGGAATCATTCTTGGGCAGAGTTCCTCTACGGCCAATCTCATTGCTCGCCAGTCCCGCAAGCTGTACCTGATTCGGAAGATCTTCGCAAGGGTCGCGAACATGCGGCGATGGCAAAGGGCCAGAGCCAGAGGATTTTCTGGCTCCGGAGGTGGAAACGGAGGCAGATACATTGACAACTGA